The proteins below are encoded in one region of Microbispora sp. NBC_01189:
- a CDS encoding SDR family oxidoreductase encodes MARRRRAWRGLIPVGEVGTPRQVADVVLWLFSSASSYVNGQVIGVDGGFLAT; translated from the coding sequence GTGGCACGCCGCCGCCGGGCGTGGCGCGGCCTGATACCTGTCGGCGAGGTCGGTACGCCGCGCCAGGTGGCCGACGTGGTGCTCTGGCTGTTCTCCTCGGCCTCGTCCTATGTAAATGGTCAGGTCATCGGTGTCGACGGCGGGTTCCTCGCCACCTGA